The following proteins are encoded in a genomic region of Montipora foliosa isolate CH-2021 chromosome 10, ASM3666993v2, whole genome shotgun sequence:
- the LOC137974323 gene encoding uncharacterized protein, whose translation MSVPAEARMSVECNGKAAAAKWQLGSENKSQICDFSRYFNRKGKMCSRKCNCIAHNFKPCHFILLTKVCISMMQNQPMDRSYKNNIYKKTNPACGIRLTCPDHDLI comes from the exons ATGAGTGTTCCAGCTGAAGCGAGAATGTCTGTCGAGTGCAATG gaaaagcagcagcagcaaagtggcaacttggaagtgaaaacaagtcgcaaatttgcgacttctccagatattttaatcgcaaagggaaaaTGTGCAGTCGCAAATGCAACTGTATTGCtcacaatttcaagccctgccaCTTCATTTTATTAACAA AAGTGTGCATTTCAATGATGCAGAATCAACCAATGGACAGATCCTACAAAAATAACATATATAAG AAAACAAACCCAGCATGTGGGATCAGACTAACATGTCCTGATCATGACCTGATCTGA